The Fibrobacter sp. sequence ATCGAACAGGCATCCGTTCATGGGCACAATGTTCGAGTCACAGATTTGGAACGTTCCGTCTGCGATGCCGTAAAATACCGCAACAAAATCGGATTGGACGTTTGCGCCGAAATTCTCAAGACGTATCTGCGCAACCCTAGGCGAAATATTTCAAAACTGATGGAATATGCTAGAAAATTGCGCATTGCAGCAACCCTGAAGAAATACCTAGAAATCGGGGGATAATGTGGTTCAGGATATTGCCAAATCCGTTCGTAATCGTCTTTTGGAACAGACCAGGATCACGCATGGAGACTACTAACAGGTAGTAATACGGTTTGTTCATGAAAGATTGATGTACCGTCTTGTCCAAAGCAGGTACAGACAGTCCTTTTATCTGAAAGGTGGTTCCCTGTTATATGCGTTGAATCCATTAATTGCAAGGCCGACATTGGATGTTGATTTTCTCGGAGTCAATTTTCCGTCGGATCCGGAACGGCTTCGGGATATTTTCGCCGATATATGTTCACAGCCCTGCCCTGAAGATGGCGTACTCTTTGACATTGGTAGCATAAATGTTGAAAGGATTATGGATGATAAGGAGTATAAGCGTCTCTGTGTACAGGTAAAAGCATTGTTAGATACTATTGTTCAGCGAATTTCTATTGATGTTGGGTTTGGCGATGCCGTAGTTGGAGTGAAAGAGATTTCGTATCCCGCTTTGCTGGAAACGTTGCCTCAGGCAAATTTGTATGTCTATTCAATAGAGTCTGTAATTGCTGAAAAATTTCATGCAATG is a genomic window containing:
- a CDS encoding nucleotidyl transferase AbiEii/AbiGii toxin family protein encodes the protein MYRLVQSRYRQSFYLKGGSLLYALNPLIARPTLDVDFLGVNFPSDPERLRDIFADICSQPCPEDGVLFDIGSINVERIMDDKEYKRLCVQVKALLDTIVQRISIDVGFGDAVVGVKEISYPALLETLPQANLYVYSIESVIAEKFHAMVLLDESNSRMKDFYDVYQIFSNQEIDYQSLEKAIKATFRARDVVFNPEIKLFDSDFATDKVRQALWKNFLHKIKQDNRFDFEDVMKLIREKLQKYWMDLTA